The proteins below come from a single Xiphophorus couchianus chromosome 20, X_couchianus-1.0, whole genome shotgun sequence genomic window:
- the LOC114134873 gene encoding von Willebrand factor A domain-containing protein 1, which yields MKSFLLRCVFIFAMLQRSVRQTAASPDTELNCCEGDILLLLDSSGSVTTSEFSRFLTFVAKLLHPFTLGRGHVRVALLLVGTTPQLEFSLDVHSNQESLLRALQSVHQQQGDTNTKAAIELAKRLLLEADGDVPKVLLWLTDGVQPGDVEKAMSELKARGVYVLIVYTIHGNHQVLQRVATPPLESNLYSVDMESIDIITEDLREAIIKIIRAERLSVVRLTSHSAVLQWRPVLAADSGHYELSYKAVDGRRSEKTRVLPSSSSQAELTQLQPDTTYTASLRPESNQRLHSTLTVKFTTLPDVLSPAEVTLSDPGPRQVRVSWGPLQPARVQRYTLEYGAIPSGRVHTVDVSNQKSSVLLSNLEPGTQYLITVSALHLDGKERAMSVRACTQEEARPALTDLRLTLTDRQEGNEVQASWQTNTEGLKGYWVSWERKGSQNSQSERSLSTAYLPPSPPSVRLAHPAPNSRVCVSPVYSSGRGDGICCTAKTNSG from the exons atgaaaagctttttgCTTCGCTGTGTTTTTATCTTCGCGATGCTGCAGCGGAGCGTCAGGCAGACGGCTGCTTCACCGGACACAG AGTTGAACTGCTGTGAAGGGGACATTCTCCTGTTGCTGGACTCCTCTGGAAGCGTGACCACTTCTGAGTTCTCTCGCTTTTTGACCTTTGTTGCCAAACTCCTCCACCCGTTTACCCTGGGCCGGGGCCACGTCAGGGTGGCTCTGCTGCTGGTGGGTACCACTCCTCAGCTGGAGTTCAGCCTGGATGTCCACAGCAACCAGGAGAGTCTGCTGAGAGCCCTGCAGAGTGTCCACCAGCAGCAGGGAGACACCAACACGAAGGCCGCCATAGAGCTGGCGAAGCGGCTGCTGTTGGAGGCAGACGGGGACGTCCCCAAGGTGCTGCTGTGGCTGACGGACGGAGTCCAGCCTGGAGACGTGGAGAAGGCGATGTCTGAGCTGAAGGCTCGCGGAGTTTATGTGTTAATTGTTTATACGATTCATGGCAACCACCAGGTGTTACAGCGCGTGGCGACGCCTCCGCTGGAGTCAAACCTGTACTCCGTGGACATGGAAAGCATCGACATCATCACAGAAGACCTGAGGGAGGCCATCatca AAATCATTCGTGCAGAACGACTGAGCGTGGTTCGATTGACTTCCCATAGTGCAGTGCTGCAATGGCGTCCTGTTCTGGCTGCTGACAGCGGTCACTATGAGCTGAGCTATAAAGCTGTGGATGGTCGCCGCTCTGAGAAAACTAGGGTTCTCCCCAGCAGCTCCAGCCAGGCGGAGCTGACCCAGCTGCAGCCCGACACGACGTACACGGCCTCCCTCCGGCCAGAGTCCAACCAGCGGCTGCACAGCACACTGACTGTGAAGTTCACCACACTTCCTG ATGTTTTAAGTCCAGCAGAGGTCACCTTGTCTGACCCTGGTCCCCGTCAGGTCCGCGTCAGCTGGGGCCCGCTGCAGCCGGCTCGGGTACAGCGATACACTCTGGAGTACGGAGCGATTCCAAGCGGTCGTGTTCACACTGTGGATGTGAGCAACCAGAAAAGCTCTGTGTTGCTGAGTAACCTGGAGCCAGGCACTCAGTACCTGATCACAGTGAGCGCTCTGCACCTGGATGGAAAGGAGAGAGCCATGTCTGTGAGAGCCTGCACTCAGGAAG aagCTCGGCCCGCCTTGACCGACCTCCGACTGACCCTGACAGATCGGCAGGAAGGGAATGAGGTCCAAGCATCCTGGCAGACCAACACAGAAGGACTGAAAGGTTACTGGGTCAGCTGGGAGAGAAAAGGTTCCCAAAACTCCCAGTCAGAACGCTCCCTCTCCACCGCTTATCTTCCCCCTTCGCCTCCTTCAGTCCGACTCGCCCACCCCGCTCCGAACAGCCGGGTGTGCGTGTCTCCGGTCTACAGCTCGGGCCGAGGAGATGGGATCTGCTGCACTGCCAAGACAAACAGCGGGTAG